From Virgibacillus natechei, the proteins below share one genomic window:
- a CDS encoding ATP-binding cassette domain-containing protein: MNDTVISVKDIQKTYGKQTVLDGLHFEVKRGSIFALLGENGAGKTTTVRILSTLIQADSGSATIAGYDTSREAESVKKMISLTGQYAAVDELLTGEENLMMMGRLNHLNRKAVKERTTELLEQFDLTNAAKKPAKTYSGGMRRRLDIAISLLASPEVIFLDEPTTGLDPRSRRNMWSLIERLSDNGVTIFLTTQYLEEADQLADQIAIIDDGKIVEEGTAEELKRIIGEEKLELTFNELDTYQKAQSLLKGQVNETDRVISVTAGSTENLRQILNTLHEHGIETESINFRKPTLDDVFMDITNRKRKELSANA; encoded by the coding sequence ATGAACGATACCGTTATTTCCGTTAAAGATATCCAGAAAACCTATGGAAAACAAACTGTTTTAGATGGCCTTCATTTCGAAGTGAAACGAGGATCCATTTTTGCATTGCTCGGAGAAAATGGAGCCGGTAAAACAACGACGGTTCGCATTTTATCCACATTAATTCAAGCAGATAGTGGATCTGCAACAATTGCAGGTTATGATACAAGCCGTGAAGCTGAGTCTGTTAAAAAGATGATTAGTTTAACAGGACAGTATGCTGCGGTGGATGAACTTCTGACAGGAGAAGAAAACCTAATGATGATGGGGCGTTTAAATCATCTGAATCGGAAAGCTGTTAAAGAACGCACAACTGAATTGCTTGAACAATTTGATTTAACAAATGCTGCGAAAAAACCAGCAAAAACTTATTCCGGCGGGATGCGCCGCCGATTGGATATTGCCATCAGCCTGCTTGCTTCTCCTGAGGTTATTTTCCTGGATGAGCCAACAACTGGACTGGATCCGCGGAGTCGCAGAAATATGTGGAGCTTGATAGAGCGTCTTTCAGACAATGGGGTAACCATTTTTTTAACTACACAATACTTGGAAGAGGCGGATCAGCTTGCGGATCAAATTGCTATTATAGACGATGGGAAAATTGTGGAGGAAGGAACGGCCGAAGAACTGAAACGAATTATCGGCGAAGAAAAACTGGAATTAACTTTCAACGAACTGGATACCTATCAAAAGGCTCAAAGTCTGTTGAAAGGACAAGTAAATGAGACGGATCGGGTCATTTCAGTTACGGCAGGTTCTACGGAAAATTTACGCCAGATATTGAACACATTGCATGAACACGGCATCGAGACTGAATCTATTAATTTCCGCAAGCCGACATTAGATGATGTTTTCATGGACATAACAAACCGTAAAAGAAAGGAGCTCTCTGCAAATGCGTAA
- a CDS encoding TetR/AcrR family transcriptional regulator, protein MAPLNENQLEQKRMERKAQIMKAALKVFADNGVKLTKISMIAKEAGVSHGLVYHYFTSKDEVLYESLEWAMERNRVDQVFHELNESQLSPLEKIKQFTIFGFTQGELEVSSDIFRVVQHLAKSNENDMPDNIYDLVKKSGQFYIESLFPLFAEGQKSGEIIQGDTEELLEIYLTVISGIMADDPTWWRENMDQKVDILLRMITAR, encoded by the coding sequence ATGGCACCTTTAAATGAAAACCAATTAGAACAAAAGCGAATGGAACGAAAAGCACAAATTATGAAAGCTGCTCTCAAGGTATTTGCAGACAATGGTGTAAAACTTACAAAAATAAGTATGATTGCGAAAGAAGCTGGAGTCAGCCACGGCTTGGTCTATCATTACTTTACATCCAAGGATGAAGTTTTATATGAAAGCCTTGAATGGGCAATGGAAAGAAACAGGGTAGATCAAGTCTTTCATGAACTGAATGAAAGCCAGTTAAGCCCACTAGAGAAAATAAAGCAATTTACAATATTCGGATTTACACAGGGAGAACTCGAAGTGAGCAGTGATATCTTTCGGGTGGTCCAACATTTAGCAAAATCCAATGAGAATGACATGCCTGATAATATATACGATCTCGTGAAGAAATCAGGACAATTTTACATAGAATCATTATTCCCTTTGTTTGCTGAAGGGCAGAAATCCGGAGAAATTATTCAAGGGGACACAGAAGAATTATTAGAAATTTATTTAACCGTTATATCAGGTATTATGGCAGATGATCCGACATGGTGGAGGGAAAATATGGACCAAAAAGTAGATATTCTTTTGCGAATGATTACTGCACGTTAA
- a CDS encoding ATP-binding cassette domain-containing protein: MTFDVELKNVSLQYKDFKALDNVSLKLDGGKIYGLLGRNGAGKTTLLSLLAALHKQTQGEIEIGGEPSFENAGIMQHVAFLYESDLSYEYEYVNAMLEIVGRYRPNFDAEYADYLVKRFKLPTDKYVKDLSKGMQSALGVTMGLASRAPLTIFDEVYLGMDAPTREIFYQELLEDQAKHPRTFILSTHLVSEMDYLFDEVVIIDKGKFVLHEEYEALVSKGASITGSSEVVDEFVIGKTRLSEQRLGNTKSVMIYEYLDEARRQEAIQSGLEVGPISLQDLFIYLTREEA; encoded by the coding sequence ATGACGTTTGATGTTGAATTAAAAAATGTCTCGTTACAGTATAAAGATTTCAAGGCACTGGATAATGTCTCCTTAAAACTTGATGGTGGTAAAATTTATGGCCTCCTTGGTAGAAATGGCGCTGGGAAAACCACCCTCCTCTCCCTGTTAGCCGCTCTCCATAAGCAAACACAAGGAGAAATCGAAATTGGTGGTGAACCCTCCTTTGAAAATGCTGGCATTATGCAGCATGTGGCTTTCTTATATGAGTCAGATCTATCCTATGAATATGAATATGTTAATGCCATGCTCGAGATTGTTGGAAGATACCGACCTAATTTCGATGCAGAATATGCAGATTATCTCGTTAAACGATTTAAACTTCCAACAGATAAGTATGTAAAGGATCTCTCTAAAGGGATGCAATCTGCACTTGGTGTAACGATGGGGCTTGCCAGCCGAGCACCTCTAACTATATTTGATGAAGTTTACCTCGGAATGGATGCACCGACAAGGGAAATTTTTTATCAAGAATTACTAGAGGATCAAGCAAAGCATCCACGGACATTTATCCTATCGACACACCTCGTCTCAGAAATGGATTATTTATTCGATGAGGTAGTCATCATTGATAAAGGAAAGTTCGTTCTGCATGAAGAATACGAGGCCCTAGTATCCAAAGGCGCGTCCATTACTGGATCGTCAGAAGTGGTTGATGAATTTGTCATCGGCAAAACGCGTTTAAGTGAACAGCGGTTAGGCAATACAAAATCCGTGATGATCTATGAATATTTGGATGAAGCACGTAGACAAGAGGCAATACAGAGCGGACTAGAAGTTGGACCAATTTCTCTTCAGGATTTATTCATCTATTTAACAAGAGAGGAGGCGTAA
- a CDS encoding GntR family transcriptional regulator: MSNVFDTNKPIFMQVRERIEDQIVNDQLKEGDQAPSTNQLVHFYKINHATVSKGVNQLVEDGIIYKKRGVGMFVAMGAKDKLIQKRKEAFVDDYVVQLVQEADKLAITENEVFDLIKKVKGRDKR, encoded by the coding sequence TTGAGCAACGTATTCGATACGAATAAACCCATATTCATGCAGGTAAGGGAACGAATTGAGGACCAGATTGTAAATGACCAACTGAAAGAAGGAGACCAAGCGCCTTCCACAAATCAACTGGTCCATTTTTATAAAATAAATCATGCTACCGTTTCAAAAGGGGTTAATCAATTAGTTGAAGATGGAATTATTTACAAAAAAAGAGGTGTTGGGATGTTTGTTGCAATGGGAGCGAAGGATAAGCTCATACAAAAACGGAAGGAAGCCTTCGTTGATGATTATGTTGTGCAATTAGTACAAGAAGCAGACAAATTAGCAATAACGGAAAACGAAGTATTTGATTTAATAAAAAAGGTGAAAGGACGTGATAAACGATGA
- a CDS encoding metal ABC transporter solute-binding protein, Zn/Mn family produces the protein MRFLIKRIGSILILSLIIFLAACNSEEASQSDDGKINVVTTISQLGDSISVIGGDRVEVESLMGPSIDPHLYNATQSDIATIEEADVIFYNGLELEANMIRIFEEIGQSKPVLAVGETIPEDSILEDEEEAGADDPHIWFDIDLWKQGLDAAVEELKQYSPEDADYFEANKQEYFTELDQLNEESEEKLAAIPEEQRVLVTAHDAFGYFGKKYDIEVIGLQGLSTEDEVGISNITETIEIIKEREVPAIFIESSISEDTIQAVIEGAESDGVNVSLGGELFSDAMGEPGTDEGTYIGMYRHNVDTIYEALSEGAE, from the coding sequence ATGAGATTTCTCATAAAAAGAATAGGAAGTATCTTAATACTTAGCTTAATCATCTTTCTAGCTGCTTGTAATTCGGAGGAAGCAAGCCAATCGGATGATGGAAAAATTAATGTTGTAACAACCATTTCACAACTTGGAGACTCCATATCTGTTATTGGTGGTGATCGTGTAGAGGTCGAAAGTTTAATGGGGCCGTCGATTGATCCCCATTTGTACAATGCAACGCAAAGCGATATTGCGACAATTGAGGAAGCGGATGTCATTTTCTATAATGGCCTGGAACTGGAAGCGAATATGATTCGAATATTTGAAGAAATAGGTCAGTCAAAACCAGTGCTTGCTGTAGGGGAAACGATTCCTGAAGATTCTATATTAGAAGACGAGGAAGAAGCTGGGGCAGACGACCCGCACATCTGGTTTGATATTGATTTATGGAAACAGGGATTGGATGCTGCGGTGGAAGAACTCAAACAGTATTCTCCTGAAGATGCGGATTACTTTGAAGCTAATAAGCAGGAATATTTTACGGAATTGGATCAATTAAATGAGGAATCGGAGGAAAAACTCGCAGCTATTCCTGAGGAACAAAGAGTGCTTGTAACTGCTCATGATGCCTTCGGATACTTCGGGAAGAAATATGATATAGAAGTAATAGGGCTACAAGGTTTAAGTACGGAAGATGAAGTTGGTATTTCTAATATTACAGAAACAATTGAGATCATTAAAGAACGTGAAGTACCTGCTATTTTTATCGAGAGTAGTATAAGCGAAGATACGATTCAGGCAGTAATAGAAGGCGCGGAAAGTGATGGAGTCAATGTATCTTTAGGTGGGGAACTCTTTTCTGATGCGATGGGTGAGCCTGGTACGGATGAGGGTACTTATATAGGGATGTATCGTCACAATGTGGACACCATCTATGAAGCGCTAAGTGAAGGAGCTGAGTAA
- a CDS encoding metal ABC transporter ATP-binding protein: MTEVVLKVEDLAASYRKNTALYDVNLEVEAGSLTGIVGPNGAGKSTLLKTVLNLHPALTGKVEYFGKSFKKAKKRIGYVPQRGSVDWDFPTDALDVVTMGLYGQIGWLKRPSKSHREKAAEALEKMGMTAYAKRQISELSGGQQQRVFLARALVQDADLYFMDEPLAGVDAATERAIMNILKELKSSGKTVMVVHHDLQTVEDYFDHVLLLDRKVISHGLTEEVFTKQNIGKTYGGNMRWMGDES; encoded by the coding sequence TTGACGGAGGTCGTACTTAAAGTAGAGGATTTGGCTGCATCGTACCGGAAAAACACAGCACTTTATGATGTAAATCTTGAGGTGGAAGCTGGATCTCTAACCGGGATTGTCGGGCCGAATGGTGCGGGAAAATCGACACTTCTGAAAACAGTTCTAAATCTTCACCCTGCTTTGACTGGAAAGGTGGAATACTTCGGAAAGTCGTTTAAAAAAGCGAAGAAAAGAATTGGTTATGTACCACAAAGAGGTTCGGTTGACTGGGATTTTCCTACAGACGCGCTGGATGTCGTGACAATGGGATTATATGGACAAATTGGATGGTTAAAACGGCCGTCCAAATCGCACCGGGAAAAGGCAGCTGAAGCGTTGGAGAAAATGGGAATGACAGCATATGCCAAGCGCCAGATAAGCGAACTCTCTGGTGGTCAGCAGCAGCGTGTTTTCTTGGCTCGCGCATTAGTCCAAGATGCTGATTTGTATTTTATGGATGAGCCACTGGCAGGGGTAGATGCGGCAACGGAGCGGGCTATTATGAATATATTAAAGGAGTTAAAATCCTCTGGTAAGACGGTTATGGTCGTACATCATGATCTACAAACGGTGGAAGATTATTTTGACCATGTTCTTTTATTGGATCGTAAGGTTATAAGCCATGGTCTAACAGAAGAAGTGTTTACGAAACAAAATATAGGAAAAACGTATGGGGGAAATATGCGCTGGATGGGGGATGAAAGCTAA
- a CDS encoding metal ABC transporter permease has protein sequence MWSILMNSNTQWVLISTMILGIAAGMVGCLAYWKKQSLMSDALAHAALPGVVITFLLIGEKNLFMLVIGAAISALIGAFFIQWIQSSTRISEDTSMGMVLSVFYGLGIMLLTIVNQSAGGNQAGLDSFIYGQAAAMVQSDVYTMIGLALLVIIIIFTGFKEWKIYLFDPSFAKGQGLPLKGMNILYTAVLVTTIVIGIQAVGVILIAALLIIPSVSARYWTHSFKMMLLVSGVFGGSAGIAGTMISTMGSGWPTGPFIVVVASGMFAVSLVFGKERGILIKYLQFKARQRQVGAQQAATNLQQRGLEEVGK, from the coding sequence ATGTGGTCGATTCTCATGAATAGCAATACGCAATGGGTATTGATTAGTACGATGATTCTTGGCATAGCCGCTGGTATGGTAGGGTGTCTGGCATATTGGAAAAAGCAGAGCCTTATGAGTGACGCGCTCGCCCATGCAGCACTTCCCGGCGTTGTTATCACCTTTCTATTAATAGGAGAAAAGAATTTGTTTATGCTAGTCATTGGTGCTGCAATCAGCGCTTTAATTGGAGCTTTCTTTATCCAGTGGATACAATCGTCTACCAGAATATCCGAAGATACCTCAATGGGGATGGTTCTCTCTGTGTTTTATGGTCTTGGTATTATGTTGCTTACGATTGTTAATCAATCAGCAGGAGGAAATCAGGCCGGATTGGACAGTTTTATCTATGGCCAGGCTGCAGCTATGGTTCAATCTGATGTATATACCATGATTGGTTTGGCCTTGCTGGTGATTATTATTATATTTACTGGGTTTAAGGAATGGAAAATTTATCTTTTTGATCCGTCATTTGCTAAGGGGCAGGGGCTACCGCTTAAAGGAATGAATATACTTTATACTGCTGTTCTTGTAACGACAATCGTTATCGGTATTCAGGCTGTTGGTGTGATTTTAATTGCCGCACTCTTGATAATTCCTTCTGTTAGTGCTCGGTACTGGACACACTCCTTTAAAATGATGCTGCTTGTATCTGGGGTATTTGGAGGATCAGCAGGTATTGCTGGAACCATGATCAGCACGATGGGAAGCGGATGGCCAACAGGACCATTCATTGTTGTTGTAGCATCCGGAATGTTTGCTGTATCACTTGTTTTTGGGAAAGAAAGAGGTATTCTCATAAAATACCTGCAGTTTAAAGCTCGCCAAAGACAGGTTGGCGCTCAGCAGGCCGCTACCAATCTTCAACAAAGAGGATTAGAGGAGGTTGGCAAATGA
- a CDS encoding metal ABC transporter permease, with protein sequence MTYTAWIIVTASLVGLTCGLIGVFLILRKMAMMSDAISHTVLLGIVLAYMVTNEVSGPHMLIGGILAGLLTAFLVQWLHSLDIEHHASMGIVFTTLFALGVILIATSVGNAHLDVKHALMGEITFIPFHTMSIPFIGNVPVATAMLAVAFVIVLFFIIAFYKEWKITTFDSALAASLGIPVVLLHYVFMSLVSVTTVASFDAVGAIMVVAMLITPAASAYLWTDKLSVMLVLSGSFGVVSAVVGYYIAAWIDTSISGSMAFATGLVFLVSFISSPKHGLISKYVRPAKTVEAE encoded by the coding sequence ATGACCTATACGGCATGGATTATAGTGACAGCTTCTTTAGTAGGGTTGACCTGTGGCTTAATCGGTGTGTTTCTGATACTCAGAAAGATGGCGATGATGTCTGATGCTATTAGTCACACGGTTTTGTTAGGTATCGTTCTTGCGTATATGGTTACAAATGAAGTGAGCGGACCGCATATGCTTATCGGTGGAATACTGGCAGGATTGCTCACGGCATTTCTTGTACAATGGCTTCATTCACTAGATATTGAACATCATGCATCTATGGGAATTGTATTTACGACATTGTTTGCGCTTGGTGTCATTTTAATTGCCACTTCAGTAGGAAATGCCCACTTGGACGTAAAGCATGCGTTGATGGGTGAAATAACATTCATACCGTTTCATACGATGTCTATTCCTTTTATCGGAAATGTACCTGTAGCAACAGCGATGTTGGCAGTTGCTTTCGTGATTGTTCTGTTTTTCATCATAGCTTTTTATAAAGAGTGGAAGATTACGACGTTTGATTCTGCGCTGGCGGCAAGTTTAGGGATTCCTGTGGTATTGTTACATTATGTCTTTATGAGTCTTGTATCTGTAACCACTGTTGCTTCCTTTGATGCTGTCGGAGCAATCATGGTAGTTGCTATGTTGATTACGCCTGCTGCTTCCGCTTATCTTTGGACGGATAAACTCTCTGTTATGCTTGTGCTGAGCGGCTCATTCGGTGTGGTATCTGCTGTGGTTGGTTATTATATTGCAGCATGGATAGATACCTCGATTTCAGGTTCCATGGCATTCGCAACAGGGCTCGTTTTTCTAGTTAGTTTTATTTCTTCTCCGAAACATGGACTTATTTCAAAATATGTACGACCAGCTAAAACAGTAGAAGCAGAATGA
- a CDS encoding catalase — protein sequence MAKDKSNETNHQRHIENEDTLTTRQGHPVTNNQNIRTVGNRGPATLENYDYIEKISHFDREKVPERIVHARGAGAHGYFETYGTVGDEPVSKYTRAKVFQEKGKQTPLFIRFSTVVHGMHSPETLRDPRGFAVKMYTEDGNWDLVGNNIKIFFIRDAMKFPDMIHAFRPDPITNIQDSERFFDFCANSPESFHMVTFIYSPWGIPANYRMMQGSGVNTYRWVNKEGEAVLVKYHWEPKQGIKNLTQQEANDIQATNFNHATQDLYDSIERGEYPEWELFVQIMSDDAHPELDFDPLDDTKIWPVDQFPWLPVGKMVLNKNPENYFTEVEQAAFGTGVLVDGLDFSDDKMLQGRTFSYSDTQRYRVGANYLQVPINAARKRVATNHEGGPMRQSNDKAPGQNPHINYEPSILGGLKEAEQTGKEHTPKVEGNLVRESIERNDNTKQAGETFRWFEEWEKADLISNLVGDISECDQRIQDKMIALAEEADEEYGRRLREGLDEAKKVMDKDSSSKNPLGNKDAEKAPKQATEKGHDSEPY from the coding sequence ATGGCCAAAGATAAATCAAACGAAACCAATCACCAAAGACATATCGAAAATGAAGACACACTGACAACGAGACAGGGACATCCTGTAACGAATAACCAAAACATACGAACAGTAGGCAATCGTGGCCCAGCAACACTCGAAAACTATGATTACATCGAAAAAATCAGCCATTTTGACAGAGAAAAAGTGCCGGAGCGCATTGTGCATGCTCGCGGTGCTGGTGCCCATGGTTATTTTGAAACATATGGAACGGTTGGCGACGAACCTGTTTCAAAGTATACACGGGCAAAAGTTTTTCAGGAAAAAGGAAAGCAAACGCCACTTTTCATTCGTTTTTCAACGGTGGTACATGGCATGCACTCCCCGGAGACGCTTCGTGATCCACGTGGATTTGCCGTAAAAATGTACACAGAAGATGGAAATTGGGACTTAGTTGGAAACAATATAAAAATCTTTTTTATTCGCGATGCCATGAAATTCCCTGACATGATTCATGCATTTAGACCCGATCCAATAACAAATATTCAAGATAGTGAGCGTTTCTTTGATTTTTGTGCGAATTCACCCGAATCCTTTCATATGGTTACATTTATTTATTCACCTTGGGGCATTCCGGCAAACTACCGAATGATGCAAGGGTCAGGGGTTAATACGTATCGATGGGTGAACAAAGAAGGCGAAGCAGTACTTGTTAAATACCACTGGGAACCAAAGCAAGGCATTAAAAATTTAACACAACAAGAAGCGAATGATATCCAGGCAACAAATTTTAACCATGCGACACAGGATTTATATGACTCGATTGAGCGCGGAGAATATCCGGAATGGGAACTTTTTGTGCAAATCATGAGTGATGACGCACATCCTGAACTGGACTTTGACCCGCTTGATGATACAAAGATTTGGCCAGTGGATCAGTTCCCTTGGCTGCCAGTCGGAAAAATGGTCTTGAACAAAAATCCGGAGAATTATTTTACAGAAGTAGAACAAGCCGCATTCGGCACGGGAGTCCTTGTTGATGGACTTGATTTTTCCGACGATAAAATGCTGCAGGGCAGAACCTTTTCCTATTCCGATACCCAGCGATATCGTGTGGGTGCTAATTATTTGCAAGTACCAATTAATGCTGCCAGGAAGAGAGTAGCAACCAATCATGAAGGTGGGCCGATGCGGCAATCAAACGATAAAGCACCTGGACAAAACCCGCATATTAACTATGAACCATCTATCTTAGGTGGTTTAAAAGAAGCAGAGCAAACCGGAAAAGAACATACACCAAAAGTCGAAGGAAACCTGGTACGAGAATCCATCGAACGAAATGATAATACGAAACAAGCCGGTGAAACGTTCCGCTGGTTTGAAGAATGGGAAAAAGCTGATTTGATTTCCAACCTCGTAGGTGATATTTCCGAATGTGATCAGCGTATTCAAGATAAAATGATTGCACTTGCAGAGGAAGCGGATGAAGAATACGGCCGCCGCTTACGCGAAGGACTGGATGAAGCGAAAAAGGTGATGGACAAAGATAGTTCCAGTAAAAACCCACTTGGAAATAAAGATGCTGAAAAAGCACCAAAACAAGCGACTGAAAAAGGACATGATTCGGAGCCATATTAA
- a CDS encoding S41 family peptidase: MYAEIFNEVVSITHYDYAGCLDKKGWDNPEKYRNKIQKLEEQKELTPAWFTEMVQDYLLDFKDRHMYFRLSESGKHKQYNGGFKVRRYEDRLYVTSVGKENRLQVGDALISLNTIPIVDLVAKHKRELMESTAEREKWGPVINSYTYCEVVNANGDTKEMRLGKYEKEAYVSEYSIKTIDEDMILMTLSDFDNLDSIPALVKNYEKELASAENLIIDVRMNLGGSGSAFEALLPYIFEAGTTIVDLNEDYAMKYNCTYRNYRLTKELIGNFLKKTNDNDLQNYANNFLREFEKNKGKGFAALNEEEGTRTIEGKEHPKNIVVLSDVDCGSAGEVFVDICKKSPKVTVIGRPTAGVNDYTNLTIMEWEGLFKLYYPTARLDKVDAGEGTTGLGIKPDIYIPWTPEHLEEDVDVCESMLHLCRS; encoded by the coding sequence ATGTACGCGGAAATATTCAACGAGGTTGTATCCATAACACATTATGATTATGCCGGATGTTTGGATAAAAAGGGCTGGGATAACCCAGAGAAATACAGAAATAAGATTCAAAAACTAGAAGAACAAAAAGAATTAACGCCTGCTTGGTTTACGGAAATGGTACAAGATTATTTACTGGATTTTAAAGATCGACATATGTATTTCAGATTGTCCGAAAGTGGTAAGCATAAGCAGTATAATGGTGGTTTTAAGGTTAGAAGATATGAAGATAGATTGTATGTTACTTCGGTAGGAAAGGAAAATCGTCTGCAAGTGGGCGACGCCCTTATTTCTTTAAACACTATACCGATAGTAGATTTAGTTGCCAAACATAAAAGAGAATTAATGGAGAGTACGGCAGAAAGAGAAAAGTGGGGACCTGTTATTAACAGCTATACATATTGTGAGGTAGTGAATGCTAATGGGGATACGAAGGAAATGAGACTGGGGAAATATGAGAAGGAAGCGTACGTTTCCGAGTATTCGATAAAAACCATTGATGAAGATATGATATTGATGACATTAAGTGATTTTGACAATCTTGATTCTATTCCAGCATTAGTTAAGAACTATGAGAAGGAATTAGCATCTGCAGAAAATTTAATTATAGACGTTAGGATGAATCTAGGCGGAAGTGGCAGTGCATTTGAGGCATTATTGCCATATATCTTTGAAGCAGGAACAACGATTGTGGACCTTAATGAAGATTATGCGATGAAGTATAATTGCACATATCGAAATTATCGATTAACAAAAGAATTAATAGGAAACTTTTTAAAGAAAACGAATGATAACGACCTGCAAAATTACGCGAATAATTTTCTGCGTGAATTTGAAAAAAACAAAGGAAAAGGCTTTGCAGCATTGAATGAGGAAGAGGGAACAAGAACTATTGAAGGCAAGGAACATCCTAAAAATATTGTTGTTTTATCCGATGTTGATTGCGGGAGTGCAGGGGAGGTTTTTGTCGATATCTGCAAAAAATCACCAAAAGTAACGGTGATAGGCCGACCGACTGCTGGTGTTAATGACTATACAAACTTGACGATTATGGAGTGGGAAGGATTATTTAAACTTTATTATCCGACAGCAAGGTTAGATAAGGTTGATGCAGGAGAAGGAACAACAGGCCTTGGGATAAAGCCGGACATTTATATTCCATGGACGCCGGAACACTTGGAAGAGGACGTTGATGTTTGTGAGTCAATGTTGCACTTATGCCGTTCCTAA
- a CDS encoding DUF3891 family protein, whose translation MIVREHENAFIMTTQDDHAHVSGKLIANWRDALFKKPELRKSVEYAIFQHDLGWKPIDEQPFWNDKKQEPYTFIDFPTPPKAVFYKHGIDEVVQFDAYAGLLCSTHYMNFLLEETSKEAYAFVEQERERQQQIMDSFSDLNKDAFDFHYALLQLCDSLSLFMSINEPGVAMEDGHPFFRKGIPVPSVLDNFSKSKIDLNWKDNHTIAMHEFPFENPVNITLKQKTVTKEAIKTMGLVQSYQEATLQKIGLLLVEG comes from the coding sequence ATGATTGTCAGAGAACATGAAAATGCTTTTATAATGACCACACAAGATGACCATGCACATGTTTCAGGTAAACTAATAGCTAATTGGCGAGACGCTTTATTTAAAAAACCAGAGCTTCGAAAATCTGTTGAATACGCTATTTTCCAGCATGATCTTGGATGGAAGCCTATTGACGAGCAACCCTTCTGGAATGACAAAAAACAGGAACCATACACATTTATCGATTTTCCCACTCCTCCAAAAGCTGTCTTTTACAAGCATGGCATTGATGAAGTAGTACAATTTGATGCGTATGCAGGACTGTTATGCAGCACACATTATATGAATTTCCTTTTAGAGGAAACCTCCAAGGAAGCTTATGCTTTTGTCGAACAGGAAAGAGAGCGTCAGCAACAGATTATGGATTCCTTTTCTGACTTAAATAAAGATGCGTTCGACTTTCATTATGCCCTGCTCCAACTTTGTGATAGTCTATCATTATTTATGAGCATCAACGAACCTGGTGTAGCAATGGAAGATGGACATCCGTTTTTCAGAAAAGGCATCCCCGTCCCCTCCGTGCTGGACAATTTTAGCAAAAGCAAAATAGACCTTAACTGGAAAGACAACCATACAATCGCAATGCATGAATTCCCTTTTGAAAATCCAGTTAACATCACGTTAAAACAAAAAACCGTTACAAAAGAAGCGATTAAAACGATGGGATTAGTTCAAAGTTATCAAGAAGCAACGCTGCAAAAGATTGGCCTCTTACTAGTAGAAGGCTAA